CATCATTGGACCCTGTAACAGCTAAGCAAGTGATGGAAGATTTTAAACGCATTAATCAAGAATTAAACATGACAATTTTAATGAATATACATCACGTTGATTTGGCATTAGCTTATGCAACACGTGTTATTGGTGTAAGGAATGGGGAAATCGTTTTTGATGGAAAGGTGAATGAAATCAACGAGGAAACGCTTGCGTTTATTTATAATGATACAAAAGAGGGGAGAGGTGTCAACCATCATGCAATGCAAGCTACTATTGCCGAAAAAAATAGTATTGCCTAATGGGAAGGAAGTGCTGGAAAAACGCTCCGTCATGCCTCTACTATGGCTTATCCTCTTTGTTTTAACATTACTTTCTATTCGTATCACAGGCTTTAGTCTAGAAGTCTTGAGGGATCGAATTGATCAGTTTTTCGTAATTATCCAGCAGATGGTACCACCTAATTGGGGCTATGTAGCGAAGCTATGGCAGCCATTATTCGATACCATTAAGATGTCATTGCTTGGCTCTGTAGTAGGTGCTTTATGTGCCTTGCCTATCGCCATGTTTGCTGCAGCCAATATTACCAAAAATAAATGGATTGCGATGTTGAGTAAATTTATGCTGAGCTTACTTCGAACATTACCAACACTAATCATTGCGCTAATTGCAACATTTATATTTGGGCTTGGAACAATGGCAGGAACCATTGCCATCTTTTTATTCACCATTGCTTATGTGGGAAAGCTTTTATATGAACAAATTGAAAATGTCGATATGGGGGGATTTGAGGCTATGCAGGCAATGGGATTGCCAACCATTCAGGCATTTCGCTATGCCATTTTGCCGCAGATTCTCCC
This genomic stretch from Lysinibacillus pakistanensis harbors:
- the phnE gene encoding phosphonate ABC transporter, permease protein PhnE, encoding MQCKLLLPKKIVLPNGKEVLEKRSVMPLLWLILFVLTLLSIRITGFSLEVLRDRIDQFFVIIQQMVPPNWGYVAKLWQPLFDTIKMSLLGSVVGALCALPIAMFAAANITKNKWIAMLSKFMLSLLRTLPTLIIALIATFIFGLGTMAGTIAIFLFTIAYVGKLLYEQIENVDMGGFEAMQAMGLPTIQAFRYAILPQILPNYISTSLFCFEGNVRYASILGYVGAGGIGLLLNESIGWRSYANVGMILLMLACTVFIIESTSEYFRKRLM